The Bacteroidota bacterium sequence ATAAGCTATAAAATAACTCAATTTTTTTGAATGGCTAAAAAGAAAAAGAATTCTCAAACGTCTTCGTTAGTAGATGCAGTAATAAAAAGCATACAGGAAAAGAAGGGACAGAACATAGTTTGTTTGGATCTCAGAAAAATAGAAAACGCGGTTTGCGAACATTTTATAATATGTGAAGGTACTGCTACCACGCAGGTAAGCGCTATAGCCGATTCCATTAAAGATGAAGTAAAAAAAATGACCAACGAAAGGCCGTTTCACTCCGAAGGTTACGAAAATTCTCAATGGATCCTGATCGATTATGTTACTGTTGTAGTACATGT is a genomic window containing:
- the rsfS gene encoding ribosome silencing factor encodes the protein MAKKKKNSQTSSLVDAVIKSIQEKKGQNIVCLDLRKIENAVCEHFIICEGTATTQVSAIADSIKDEVKKMTNERPFHSEGYENSQWILIDYVTVVVHVFLPDVREFYNLEDLWADAEVLEYA